A region of Flavobacterium album DNA encodes the following proteins:
- a CDS encoding VOC family protein has protein sequence MNHKGKSIRPFIGAKDFEISRAFYRDLGFEENVISHNMSVFHSGALSFYLQDYYLKDWVDNTMVFMEVDDTERFYKELVALNLPSKYENVKVVPVRTMDWGKECFVHDPSGILWHFGEFFN, from the coding sequence ATGAACCATAAAGGCAAATCCATCCGCCCATTCATCGGGGCTAAAGACTTCGAAATTTCCCGTGCATTTTACCGCGACCTGGGCTTTGAGGAAAATGTTATAAGCCATAATATGTCGGTCTTTCATAGTGGCGCACTGTCGTTCTACCTGCAGGACTATTATCTGAAAGACTGGGTAGACAACACTATGGTCTTTATGGAAGTAGATGATACCGAACGTTTCTACAAAGAGCTTGTGGCACTTAACCTGCCAAGCAAGTACGAGAATGTAAAAGTTGTACCGGTACGCACCATGGACTGGGGCAAGGAATGCTTTGTACACGACCCTTCAGGGATATTGTGGCACTTTGGGGAGTTTTTTAATTGA